In Candidatus Polarisedimenticolia bacterium, one genomic interval encodes:
- a CDS encoding response regulator transcription factor: MKLRILIADDHAFLRRGLRTVLEASTDCEVIGEAANGQEAVEKAKTLNPDVVIMDISMPILNGLEATRQIRDLLPQTEVLIVSMHFSHEVIRAAQQAGARGYLAKSDPDGHLIEALQTVHRHEPYFPVSTEALK, encoded by the coding sequence GTGAAGCTACGCATCTTGATTGCGGACGACCATGCTTTTTTGCGCCGTGGTTTGCGCACCGTCCTGGAGGCCAGCACGGATTGCGAGGTCATCGGTGAGGCGGCCAACGGGCAGGAAGCGGTCGAGAAGGCCAAGACACTGAATCCCGATGTCGTCATCATGGATATCAGCATGCCGATTCTCAATGGCCTCGAGGCGACGCGGCAGATCCGGGACCTGCTGCCCCAAACCGAGGTCTTGATCGTCAGCATGCACTTCTCCCATGAGGTCATCCGGGCGGCCCAGCAGGCGGGCGCCCGCGGCTACCTGGCGAAATCGGATCCTGACGGTCATCTGATCGAAGCCCTGCAGACGGTCCATCGTCACGAGCCCTATTTCCCGGTTTCCACGGAAGCCCTGAAATAG